A single region of the Halomicroarcula saliterrae genome encodes:
- a CDS encoding GNAT family N-acetyltransferase, whose protein sequence is MTREYPDEPADDFPRPPWTVTDREGREVELAAADAADRESVLEMYLSFDPADRAQGIPPAREAAIDDWLDTILSEETLNVVAVHQGSVVGHATLVPDRHGEHELAIFVLQAFQGAGIGTHLVEALLGLGQSRGLEKVWLTVERWNDPAVALYKKVGFETTSAESFEIEMSIRL, encoded by the coding sequence ATGACACGCGAGTATCCGGACGAACCGGCCGACGACTTCCCGCGACCGCCCTGGACCGTCACCGACCGCGAGGGCCGCGAGGTGGAGCTAGCGGCCGCCGACGCGGCCGACCGCGAGAGCGTTCTGGAGATGTACCTCTCGTTCGACCCGGCCGACCGGGCCCAGGGGATTCCGCCGGCACGGGAGGCGGCCATCGACGACTGGCTCGACACGATTCTGAGCGAGGAGACGCTGAACGTCGTCGCGGTCCACCAGGGGAGCGTCGTCGGCCACGCGACGCTGGTCCCGGACCGCCACGGCGAACACGAGCTCGCTATCTTCGTCCTGCAGGCGTTCCAGGGCGCCGGTATCGGCACCCACCTCGTCGAGGCGCTGCTGGGGCTCGGTCAGTCGCGGGGGCTGGAGAAGGTGTGGCTGACCGTCGAGCGGTGGAACGACCCCGCGGTCGCGCTGTACAAGAAGGTCGGGTTCGAGACGACCAGCGCCGAGAGCTTCGAGATAGAGATGAGTATCCGACTCTAG
- a CDS encoding DUF7317 family protein codes for MSHTTLNTALQLYRDGTFTLETASAQSDCSRAKLVAELQSHGISLRDEDKAALAERGAC; via the coding sequence ATGTCACACACTACTCTCAACACGGCGCTACAGCTGTACCGCGACGGAACCTTCACGCTCGAGACGGCGTCGGCACAGAGCGACTGCTCCAGGGCGAAGCTGGTCGCGGAGCTCCAGTCACACGGTATCAGTCTCCGGGACGAGGACAAAGCGGCCCTCGCCGAGCGCGGGGCCTGCTGA
- a CDS encoding DUF5806 family protein: protein MTAMTPPPEDEEPTRVVTPHEPDESGEEQGDIEGQSTEPAGTDVPEDVRKYERFTKIESGTYDRANEFLRERTYITAREWAIARLCADFRTETGVEMTKIGENLPELVPFMTDTYTPQAVNQARASFEEKVRKAGATFLYGAMSDFFTAEELDDVMYESTEVAKFLLEVEGVDLAVEDEMEAEDRISTVMREVREHSAALRHDEVCCPECGHEFGVDEK, encoded by the coding sequence CTGACGGCCATGACACCGCCGCCCGAAGACGAGGAGCCGACGCGGGTCGTCACGCCCCACGAGCCCGACGAGTCGGGCGAGGAACAGGGAGATATCGAGGGTCAGTCGACCGAGCCGGCTGGGACTGACGTGCCCGAAGACGTTCGGAAGTACGAGCGCTTTACCAAGATAGAGAGCGGGACCTACGACCGGGCCAACGAGTTCCTGCGCGAGCGGACCTACATCACGGCCCGCGAGTGGGCCATCGCCCGCCTCTGTGCGGATTTCCGCACCGAGACCGGCGTCGAGATGACGAAGATCGGCGAGAACCTCCCCGAACTCGTGCCGTTCATGACCGACACCTACACGCCCCAGGCGGTCAATCAGGCCCGTGCCTCCTTCGAGGAGAAGGTCCGGAAAGCCGGTGCGACGTTCCTCTACGGCGCGATGTCGGACTTCTTCACCGCCGAGGAACTGGACGACGTGATGTACGAGTCGACGGAGGTCGCGAAGTTCCTGCTGGAAGTCGAGGGCGTCGACCTCGCCGTCGAGGACGAGATGGAGGCCGAGGACCGCATCTCGACGGTGATGCGGGAGGTCCGGGAACACTCGGCGGCACTGCGCCACGACGAGGTGTGTTGCCCCGAGTGTGGCCACGAGTTCGGTGTCGATGAGAAGTGA
- a CDS encoding universal stress protein, giving the protein MDILLGVGGSELSYHALEETIDRAQETGDDVTVAIFHNEEVSADTDEIQERVEETLAEADFEAPIRRLDGGSPGSELIALAENEEFDRIVLGGGERSTLGKIQLGSIVEFVLLNSQTPVTLIR; this is encoded by the coding sequence ATGGACATTCTACTCGGTGTTGGGGGGAGTGAGCTGTCGTATCACGCGCTGGAGGAGACCATCGACCGCGCACAGGAGACCGGCGACGACGTGACCGTCGCTATCTTCCACAACGAAGAGGTCAGCGCCGACACCGACGAGATTCAGGAACGGGTCGAGGAGACACTCGCCGAAGCCGACTTCGAGGCGCCGATACGCCGTCTCGACGGTGGTTCGCCGGGGAGCGAACTCATCGCGCTGGCCGAAAACGAGGAGTTCGACCGCATCGTTCTGGGCGGCGGCGAGCGCTCGACGCTCGGGAAGATACAGCTCGGTTCCATCGTCGAGTTCGTCCTGTTGAACTCCCAGACCCCGGTGACTCTCATCCGATGA